A region of the Triplophysa rosa linkage group LG5, Trosa_1v2, whole genome shotgun sequence genome:
TAAACTTACAAAATGAGTAATCCCTTTACTGTTACTTGGTCAGAGAGTAATTAAATTAGCATACACTAATTATGCTGTAAGTCTAGTTACACCCAAATGGTATAAATCTGTAAGTTTTACAGGACACCTTTAGTAGACGTTATCCGCGGCGCCATCCATCTACCATCCAGTGAATGAGTCTTATTATGCTATTGGGGTTtaaaaacttgactcgctggggcccaggtcagagagcagacagaatggcttaaccaactgtctgcttgccgtccacgtcgcagaatacacaaaatgtacaacatgtagtaatccgttctcccaaacatcacaaaatagagactgtgtctgtcccccggattagcaaacataaaataatgcgtaaacctcttgaaagtaatttaataaacgttaaacaaactaaacatgaacaaaatacagataatcaactgttacgactcggattgctaaatattagatctctctctaataaagcactttttgttaacgatatgataacagatcataaaatagacatgctctgtttgacagaaacatggctaaaaccagatgattatattgctttaaatgaatctgtcccccaagattattattataaacacgagcctcgtctaaaaggcagagggggaggtgtcgcagcactttacaataactctcttagcatttcccagaagtcgaactctaaatataattcttttgaagtcatggttcttcatgtttcaacacctaatactaaagataaaactctttttaaattgattctagctattgtatataggcctccagggcaccacacagattttattaaagaatttggtgggttcttatcagaactagtactggccgcagatagactccttgtcgttggtgactttaacatccacgtagataacgttacagatgccttaggaatggctttcaaagacactcttaactccatgggcattagtcaacatgtgtcaggacccactcaccttcgtaatcatactttagatttaatactgtcttacggtataaatgtggacgacgttaaaatccttcagcagagtgaagacatttcggatcattatctggtattatgtttgcttcactggcctacggctgcaaataaaactcattgttacaaatatggtagaacaataacttcaactaccaaagatgcgtttctcgataatctgcccgaattgtctcaaatcatgagaaataacgttgaagatcttgacattaccactgaaaattttaattccaccttctcggtaacgctagacaaagttgctccactacgtttaaagaagattaaaaatggcagccccacaccgtggtataatgaacacactcaggctctaaagaaagcggcccgaaaaatggagcgcaactttaagaaaactaaattagaggtatttcgtacagcatggaaggatagtattcgaaaatacaggaaagccctaataacttctagatccgcctacttttcatcactaatagaagaaaaccagcacaaccctaggtttttatttaacacggtggctaaattaacaaaaaataaatcgtcagtgacttctgatcctgtatatcagcatagcagtgatgaatttatgaactacttcacatataaaatccaagatattagagaaaaaattataacaatgcaatcagaagtgaaacccgctgaacaaactaactacagcgcccttaaggagaaaatgcaattattttataccgtagatcaagatgagctgtctaaaattattagatcatctaaatcaacaacatgcatactagaccctatacctacaaatctactgaaagagatgctcccagaaattatagatcctcttcttggtattattaactcatctctgacattaggacatgtgcctaaagcatataaggtggctgttataaggccccttgtcaaaaaaccccaactcgaccctagagaactaaggaactacaggcctatatcgaatctacctttcatatctaaagttctggaaaaagtagtttcaactcaattatgctccttcctccaaaggaatgacatcaatgaagaattccagtctggatttagagcatgtcacagtacagagactgctttgatcagagttacaaatgatctgctattggcgtctgacgaggttgtatctcgttattggtgctgctagaccttagtgctgcattcgaaaccattgaccacagcacactcctacatagactcgaaaattatgtcggcattaagggaatagctttgaaatggtttaaatcttatttatccgaccgttttcaatttgtagcaataaacaatgaggtgtcacgcaaatcgcaagtccagtacggtgtaccacagggctcagtcttagggcctctgctcttcgcattatacatgctacctctaggagatataataaagcgacacggagttagctttcactgttatgctgatgatactcaactttatatttcctcgaagcctcatgaaacacagcagttccatgaataatggaatgcatagtcgatataaaaaactggatgagtaacaactttttattactgaactcggacaaaacggaagtgttacttattggaccgaaaactgctataagtaacaaccaagaatactgtttaactattgacggatgttccataaaaccctcgtcgtcagcaaagaatcttggcgttctattcgatagtaatctgtcatttgagagccacgtcgccaacacctgtaaaattgcgtttttccattttaagaatatatctaaactacgtcatatgctgtcaatgtcagatgcagagaagttaattcatgcattcatgacatcaagactagactactgtaatgcactgttaggtggttgccctgcaggcttattacaaaaactccaattggtccaaaacgcggcagctcgagttcttacacgtacaaaaaagtatgaacatattagcccggttctgtcaaccttgcactggttacctataaagcatcgcgttaactttaaaatcttgcttattacctataaagccttacatggtttagctcctcagtacttgaatgaactccttttgtattacagtccttcacgtgcattacgctctcaggcgtcctgtcagttggtaatacctagaatttcaaaatcaagtgcaggtggtagatccttttcctatctagcgcctaaactttggaatagtcttccctgcactgtccgggaggcagacacactctgtcagtttaaatctagactaaagacgcatctttttaatcttgcatacactactcttccataatataaatcttctgagggtttaggctgcattagttagatcaaccggaaccaaaaacacactgatgtacttgttgcatcaaagagtacagaacagtactctactctcagccagtcttgtctcattgttccaaggttaccacagcgagcaggatgcagttcatggcctgacctgatggtagagcggagaatgggaagtggggacctgacaagagctgagatgatagagctggataaagaaggacgcggtctcttgacatgtcttcaccacaaaatttcaaatgctattagattattaatgataatcttaaactataatttattttattattaagtttatttattttatttagccttgttgtgcaagtctctggagcttgtgcagaggcagcagcttttgccagaggggaactggaatcccctggttgggcctgggttctcctgaggttttttttctcgattagagttttgggttcctcgccaccgtttgcatactgtttttgcactatctgcctgaccgggggggctgctttagaattttaaagttttacttaattaatattgcatataggaatttatagtctgttatatttgacctgtgcttctctctcctttatcctaaatgtgtgctctcactgagcgtgtgtgtgtgcgtacttgtctgtgtacgtacgtgtgtgtgtgtgtgtgtgtgtgtgtgtgttgtgtgtgtgtgcgtgcgcatccgtgtgtgtgtgtgtgtgtctctatgtctatgtgtgttagtacgtgtgcatattgtgtgtgtggagtgttttatatgtgggtatgtctgtcttctgtgttttcaaccttttcttgtttctgcaggtacaactttaattattttgcttatagtcaatatgtctcatgcacagctgctttgtaacaatgaaaattgtaaaagcgctatataaataaagttgagttgagtttaagGTTGCATTTTTCAAGAGTCTTAAAGTATTTAAGCATAAAACTCGGTCTCAGATGTGTCTAGTAAAATAAGCCATAAACAATTGATCTTTGGAATTTTGGTAAATCTGAGCACAATTTCAGACATTGTTGAGATGTTTCTGAAACTTCAGAGGAGAtgcatgtgacattttcagcGTCGTTCCCTCAGGAGAAATTTAACACAAACTTATACAAAAGTCTCCTGTAGTGAAACTCACCAGCTTAGTGATATCATACACAATGACAGCTGCTGCAGAGCCTCTGTAATACATGGGAGCCAATGAATGGAACTGTGGAAAAGAAACAGAGACTTCATATAttataatgctgacatttacagtcacgtACCTTTAAAACAGAGAACATTATCTGATGACATTACTTTATTAGCGTTTCTAACAAGAACCAGAACTAGCGCGCATCCATGTGTGCATCCATCTGCCTGTGTTGAGCATGTCAATATAAAGTcatctttttatttcattggaAGTTTGCAGTAAACTGAAATCACCTGTATTACATGTCATTTAATatgatttttaatgttatattatttttaatcagcatttgttttttaatgttattcatatttaatattaatattaatataaatatttaataaaatacctATTTTGTTATTAACGATTAGGTAGTATTATATTcgataaaaacatattttaccgttattatgtgaggtTAAATAAGTTTACATTAAGaacgttttgaaattcacaacactttttctcacgaatttaaaggctgctattggactgttgaaggtaaacgtcatattatgcgGATGCGACTTCACATTACTTTACAGAAAGCTTACGAACTactagctacgttctgccttaagaccaaatTCGGTGCAACCGAATAATGTACAGagttagttacaaactagctagtagttactaagcctctagtgtggactttacgtcTCATTTAAGAAggaacttacgaatggctggtaCAACCCTacctgaacacaaagatattttgaagaacgttggtaaccaaacaacattgaacctcattgacttccattgtatgaacacaaaaccactgagacatttctcaatatTCAGAGATTTTCTTCTGATAAATATTCACACTAACTTTAAAGTCTACGATTCACACTAGATAAAATATAGTTCTCACTCGTTCCTGCCCGGCTGTGTCCCAGATCAGAAACTTGTGAAGTTCATTCCCGCATGGGACGGTCTTGGTTAAAAATGAAGCactgaaaacaaacagaaacactgAAGTTACAATTCAGTGTCAGACTACATCATTTAGAATGACTCTGTGTTTATATCCTACCTTTCATGAATATTATATTCATACCTGTTATATGACTAGACATACATACGTACACAAGAAGATGaaatgtgtgtcatttttattcACCAACAAAATTGGAAAAATAATcccaatttcattttttttccaaacatACTGTCAAGTTTCTAAACGTCACAGTTAAGGTTGTGTGAGTAACCTAGGAATAACTCATTGTCGTAAGTGGCTGATAATATATGTGACATACAGTCAGAATAATTCAAAGAAATAATGTCATCAATTAGTAGTTATGAGTAAAATATGCACAATATGCAATACGCAACAAAAACACCAGAAAATGTTTCAGCTAGAAAAAGCTAAAATTCATTTTCCTTCTAATGACGaattgcagaagaaaaagacaACATGCTGATGTAAACAAACTGAGAgctaaaaaaaaatatgagtCAGAAGCTTTAAAAAAGTCAACTTTGGGATGGGGGTTTTGACTTATAAAGGAGCTACACACATTCTTCCACTGAAGAGACAGATCATACTTCACATACTTCAGTCTACAGTGCAAACGTGTCTGATCTGAAtaacatgcaaaataaaaaaattatatgaagGAAAATATCAACTTCAAACATTTAGTTGGTAAATAGATATACCTACCCTATAGTTGGACTGATGTTGTGATCAAAGTGATCTTGAACAAACCGACAAACAATACTTGATTTTCCAACACCTGTATCCTGTAATTATcgtaaacatgaaacaaaaatgtatacattataaAATCCACTTTGAAACGTTCAACTGGCTCAAGAATTCTGTTTACTATTTTGGGTGAAAATATAAGACTGATATTAAATATTAGAGATGTTTAGAAACgctacatttgattaataaattaaattatacagtaaacattggCTAAATAAGATGTAAGTATGCAGTACGCTAGTTAGTACGCAGTACGCCCGTGTTCCATTACGAACACGGCCAGCATCCAGCCGGCGACTACGTCATAGCCGCAAACATTCCTAAAGAATGAATTTATGCGAAAACATTTCCATCTTTAGCTCACTCGTCAAATATCTCCTCACAAATACACGACAttagttttttgtttaataCGGCACAGTGTTCACGTCATTAAAAGCGGAACTTTGTGACACTAAAACATTTCCCTACACTCTGAATATAAAAAGCGAGCGGAGATATAAGTTAACGGTTGCACACTATCTGTACACTATTCGCACACTATCTGTCCATGCATTTGTAGTGCCCCTGGATTTGAGAGCTGTAACAGATAACAGATTGGATTTGCTATAGACACTCACCCCTAGAAGACAAACTTTTAATTCCCGTATGGCCATTTTAGAGCTCTATGAGGCAGAtgaatattatttaaacactatCCGATCTTCTTCTGTCCATTCTTATTCAACAAAGTTtcatctgtaaaacacaaacgcGAATCATCTCTACCCCGAATCTAACGGAAACTGACTGGAGAAATTTGGCTTTGCTGTCAATCACATCACGTGACGACGTAAACCACGCCTTCAAACTCGAGCGGGGCTGCgcaatgacatcaaagtaccgcgagaacgAGTTGAACGcacaaaatgcattttgtttattacttatttgattacttttatttaaactatcatacttcaataaaaaaatttgtTATTACTAATTTA
Encoded here:
- the rab31 gene encoding ras-related protein Rab-31; amino-acid sequence: MAIRELKVCLLGDTGVGKSSIVCRFVQDHFDHNISPTIGASFLTKTVPCGNELHKFLIWDTAGQERFHSLAPMYYRGSAAAVIVYDITKLVSFTTGDFCISRQIPPLEGTDAESNESFKLTRQTPPSTKRCC